One segment of Cervus canadensis isolate Bull #8, Minnesota chromosome 32, ASM1932006v1, whole genome shotgun sequence DNA contains the following:
- the CCDC154 gene encoding coiled-coil domain-containing protein 154 isoform X9: protein MAMRWSTSSPTESPSRAPPRPEGPAPGPGNRSSYPEALPHAPPRHVDTHILAGPLLGQCTWPRRWGRGRAPLAQPLQLANRDQAPRHVPSCCPHSSAAPLPATPPRPCGRAVCRPHQEAQMTKLGEEMSLRFLKREARLCGFLQKSFLALEKRMKASESARLRAESALREELEGRWRQLQELDTERVRAQQDQCQQEECHLLEQCRGLDKAVVQLTEFVQQNQVSLNRVLLAEQKAWDAKGQLEDSRAGELATYLQENLEAMQLAGELAQQETHGTLELVRRPGGGQARRVPLRGRWHTQPRPPQLREKSQALEVSVAELVRQVKDLSDHFLALSWRLDLQEQTLSMRLRETQNEWEAAEQRWRGGLTRCQEEAEARLREVQERLDRLPQQIEAVTDKCVLHKSDSDCKISAEATARELAVEAVRQELAALLSSVQLLREGNPGRKIAEIQGKLATFQNQMMKLETSIQDNKTIQNLKFNTETKLRAEAMATLQESVLRLWSEEGPWAPTLGSRRGPTSLERQQLFVKEVAPDDVVPVNRWGVYQAVRWLQWKAVLMNLASQQTPGSAALEKPLSQKPARRLSSLPIPQK from the exons ATGGCCATGAGATGGAGCACGTCCTCCCCCACAGAAAGTCCATCACGAGCGCCTCCCCGTCCCGAGGGACCAGCCCCTGGACCAGGAAACAGAAGCTCGTACCCTGAGGCCCTTCCCCATGCTCCACCCCGACACGTGGACACGCATATCCTGGCGGGCCCGTTGCTGGGCCAGTGCACGTGGCCTAGAAGGTGGGGCCGGGGCCGTGCGCCTCTGGCCCAGCCTCTGCAGCTTGCAAATAGAGACCAGGCCCCACGCCACGTCCCCAGCTGCTGCCCGCATAGCTCAGCTGCCCCGCTGCCTGCCACCCCACCGCGGCCCTGTGGGAGGGCGGTGTGCCGGCCCCATCAAGAG GCCCAGATGACCAAGCTGGGGGAGGAGATGAGCCTCCGCTTCCTCAAGAGGGAGGCCAGGCTGTGCGGCTTCCTGCAGAAGAGCTTCCTGGCCCTGGAGAAG AGGATGAAGGCCTCGGAGAGTGCACGGCTGCGGGCGGAGAGCGCCCTGCGGGAGGAGCTGGAGGGCAGGTGGCGGCAGCTGCAGGAGCTGGACACGGAGCGCGTGCGGGCCCAGCAGGACCAGtgccag CAGGAAGAGTGCCACCTCCTGGAGCAGTGCCGGGGCCTGGACAAGGCCGTGGTCCAGCTGACTGAGTTCGTGCAGCAGAACCAGGTGTCGCTCAACCGCGTCCTGCTGGCCGAGCAGAAGGCCTG GGATGCCAAGGGGCAGTTGGAGGACAGCCGGGCTGGGGAGCTGGCCACCTACCTGCAGGAGAACCTGGAGGCCATGCAGCTGGCCGGGGAGCTGGCCCAGCAGGAGACACACGGCACCCTGGAGCTGGTGAGGCGGCCGGGCGGGGGGCAAGCTCGCAGGGTCCCCCTTCGGGGCAGATGGCACACTCAGCCCCGCCCCCCGCAGCTCCGAGAGAAGAGCCAGGCCCTGGAGGTGTCCGTGGCTGAGCTGGTCAGGCAGGTGAAGGACCTGAGTGACCACTTCCTGGCCCTGAGCTGGCGGCTGGACCTGCAGGAGCAGACACTGAGCATGCGGCTGCGGGAG ACACAGAATGAGTGGGAAGCCGCAGAGCAGCGGTGGCGGGGAGGCCTGACGCGCTGTCAAGAGGAGGCGGAGGCGCGCCTGCGGGAGGTGCAGGAGAGACTGGACCGCCTGCCCCAGCAG ATAGAGGCTGTCACTGACAAGTGTGTGCTTCACAAGAGCGACTCGGACTGCAAGATCTCTGCCGAGGCCACAGCCAG AGAGCTGGCGGTCGAGGCCGTGAGGCAGGAGCTGGCTGCCCTGCTGTCCTCCGTGCAGCTGCTCAGAGAGGGCAACCCCGGGCGCAAGATCGCCGAGATCCAGGGCAAGCTGGCCACG TTTCAGAACCAAATGATGAAACTGGAGACCAGCATCCAGGACAACAAGACCATCCAGAATCTGAAGTTTAATACAGAAACCAAGCTG CGCGCGGAGGCGATGGCCACCCTGCAGGAGAGCGTGCTGCGCCTGTGGAGCGAGGAGGGCCCCTGGGCCCCGACGCTGGGCAGCAGGAGGGGCCCCACGTCCCTGGAGCGGCAGCAGCTCTTTGTCAAGGAGGTGGCCCCCGACGACGTGGTCCCTGTGAACCGCTGGGGCGTGTATCAGGCCGTGAG GTGGCTACAGTGGAAGGCGGTTCTCATGAATCTGGCATCCCAGCAGACGCCCGGGAGTGCAGCCCTGGAGAAGCCCCTCAGCCAGAAGCCTGCCCGCCGACTCTCATCCCTGCCCATTCCCCAGAAATAA
- the CCDC154 gene encoding coiled-coil domain-containing protein 154 isoform X4, producing the protein MSHERTDSSPSSEASPPSQLSTIAAEDLGLLEEELASPESLSPEEVSEKDACSRLPSDASNPEQGTLKRWKQLEQWVAGLQAEVASLRGHRARCEHATLSLLRELLQVRACLQLQDAQLKRLQLEARQAVPAPEKEAVQVGRVPRPGGIASLDPEPHSAQAQHSDNPRGPAPRPRLHSTRVSASQLPGPQQQNQMQALDKRLVEVREALTQVRRKQALQDSERKGAEQETSLRLSELTGKLKQEEQDREVACGALQKSQEEAGQKLDHQVARMQAQMTKLGEEMSLRFLKREARLCGFLQKSFLALEKRMKASESARLRAESALREELEGRWRQLQELDTERVRAQQDQCQQEECHLLEQCRGLDKAVVQLTEFVQQNQVSLNRVLLAEQKAWDAKGQLEDSRAGELATYLQENLEAMQLAGELAQQETHGTLELVRRPGGGQARRVPLRGRWHTQPRPPQLREKSQALEVSVAELVRQVKDLSDHFLALSWRLDLQEQTLSMRLRETQNEWEAAEQRWRGGLTRCQEEAEARLREVQERLDRLPQQIEAVTDKCVLHKSDSDCKISAEATARELAVEAVRQELAALLSSVQLLREGNPGRKIAEIQGKLATFQNQMMKLETSIQDNKTIQNLKFNTETKLRAEAMATLQESVLRLWSEEGPWAPTLGSRRGPTSLERQQLFVKEVAPDDVVPVNRWGVYQAVRWLQWKAVLMNLASQQTPGSAALEKPLSQKPARRLSSLPIPQK; encoded by the exons ATGAGCCACG AGCGGACAGACAGCAGCCCCTCATCCGAGGCCTCGCCGCCCTCCCAGCTGAGCACCATCGCCGCGGAGGACCTGGGGCTCCTGGAGGAAGAGTTGGCCAGCCCCGAGTCCCTGAGCCCGGAGGAGGTCTCGGAGAAGGATGCGTGCAGCCGCCTGCCGTCCGATGCATCCAACCCGGAGCAGGGCACCCTGAAGCGCTGGAAGCAGCTGGAGCAGTG GGTGGCCGGCCTGCAGGCTGAGGTGGCGTCCCTGCGGGGACACAGGGCCCGCTGCGAGCATGCCACGCTGAGCTTGCTGCGGGAGCTGCTGCAGGTGCGGGCCTGCCTGCAGCTGCAAGATGCACAGCTGAAGAGGCTGCAGCTGGAGGCGCGGCAGGCGGTTCCAGCCCCCGAGAAGGAAGCTGTCCAGGTGGGGCGTGTCCCAAGGCCTGGAGGCATCGCCTCCCTGGACCCTGAGCCCCACTCAGCCCAGGCCCAGCACTCCGACAACCCCCGGGGTCCAGCTCCAAGGCCCCGGCTGCACTCAACCCGCGTCTCCGCCTCACAGCTCCCTGGCCCACAACAGCAGAACCAGATGCAGGCTCTGGACAAGAG GCTGGTGGAAGTCCGGGAGGCCCTGACCCAGGTCCGGAGGAAGCAGGCGCTCCAGGACTCCGAGCGGAAGGGCGCCGAGCAGGAGACTAGCCTCAG GCTGTCCGAGCTGACTGGGAAGCTGAAGCAGGAGGAGCAGGACCGCGAGGTGGCCTGCGGGGCCCTGCAGAAGAGCCAGGAGGAGGCGGGCCAGAAGCTGGACCACCAGGTGGCCAGGATGCAG GCCCAGATGACCAAGCTGGGGGAGGAGATGAGCCTCCGCTTCCTCAAGAGGGAGGCCAGGCTGTGCGGCTTCCTGCAGAAGAGCTTCCTGGCCCTGGAGAAG AGGATGAAGGCCTCGGAGAGTGCACGGCTGCGGGCGGAGAGCGCCCTGCGGGAGGAGCTGGAGGGCAGGTGGCGGCAGCTGCAGGAGCTGGACACGGAGCGCGTGCGGGCCCAGCAGGACCAGtgccag CAGGAAGAGTGCCACCTCCTGGAGCAGTGCCGGGGCCTGGACAAGGCCGTGGTCCAGCTGACTGAGTTCGTGCAGCAGAACCAGGTGTCGCTCAACCGCGTCCTGCTGGCCGAGCAGAAGGCCTG GGATGCCAAGGGGCAGTTGGAGGACAGCCGGGCTGGGGAGCTGGCCACCTACCTGCAGGAGAACCTGGAGGCCATGCAGCTGGCCGGGGAGCTGGCCCAGCAGGAGACACACGGCACCCTGGAGCTGGTGAGGCGGCCGGGCGGGGGGCAAGCTCGCAGGGTCCCCCTTCGGGGCAGATGGCACACTCAGCCCCGCCCCCCGCAGCTCCGAGAGAAGAGCCAGGCCCTGGAGGTGTCCGTGGCTGAGCTGGTCAGGCAGGTGAAGGACCTGAGTGACCACTTCCTGGCCCTGAGCTGGCGGCTGGACCTGCAGGAGCAGACACTGAGCATGCGGCTGCGGGAG ACACAGAATGAGTGGGAAGCCGCAGAGCAGCGGTGGCGGGGAGGCCTGACGCGCTGTCAAGAGGAGGCGGAGGCGCGCCTGCGGGAGGTGCAGGAGAGACTGGACCGCCTGCCCCAGCAG ATAGAGGCTGTCACTGACAAGTGTGTGCTTCACAAGAGCGACTCGGACTGCAAGATCTCTGCCGAGGCCACAGCCAG AGAGCTGGCGGTCGAGGCCGTGAGGCAGGAGCTGGCTGCCCTGCTGTCCTCCGTGCAGCTGCTCAGAGAGGGCAACCCCGGGCGCAAGATCGCCGAGATCCAGGGCAAGCTGGCCACG TTTCAGAACCAAATGATGAAACTGGAGACCAGCATCCAGGACAACAAGACCATCCAGAATCTGAAGTTTAATACAGAAACCAAGCTG CGCGCGGAGGCGATGGCCACCCTGCAGGAGAGCGTGCTGCGCCTGTGGAGCGAGGAGGGCCCCTGGGCCCCGACGCTGGGCAGCAGGAGGGGCCCCACGTCCCTGGAGCGGCAGCAGCTCTTTGTCAAGGAGGTGGCCCCCGACGACGTGGTCCCTGTGAACCGCTGGGGCGTGTATCAGGCCGTGAG GTGGCTACAGTGGAAGGCGGTTCTCATGAATCTGGCATCCCAGCAGACGCCCGGGAGTGCAGCCCTGGAGAAGCCCCTCAGCCAGAAGCCTGCCCGCCGACTCTCATCCCTGCCCATTCCCCAGAAATAA
- the CCDC154 gene encoding coiled-coil domain-containing protein 154 isoform X1, producing the protein MSHGERSGCPRQGLGSIWEQLPCQPQRRTPSYLLVERTDSSPSSEASPPSQLSTIAAEDLGLLEEELASPESLSPEEVSEKDACSRLPSDASNPEQGTLKRWKQLEQWVAGLQAEVASLRGHRARCEHATLSLLRELLQVRACLQLQDAQLKRLQLEARQAVPAPEKEAVQVGRVPRPGGIASLDPEPHSAQAQHSDNPRGPAPRPRLHSTRVSASQLPGPQQQNQMQALDKRLVEVREALTQVRRKQALQDSERKGAEQETSLRLSELTGKLKQEEQDREVACGALQKSQEEAGQKLDHQVARMQAQMTKLGEEMSLRFLKREARLCGFLQKSFLALEKRMKASESARLRAESALREELEGRWRQLQELDTERVRAQQDQCQQEECHLLEQCRGLDKAVVQLTEFVQQNQVSLNRVLLAEQKAWDAKGQLEDSRAGELATYLQENLEAMQLAGELAQQETHGTLELVRRPGGGQARRVPLRGRWHTQPRPPQLREKSQALEVSVAELVRQVKDLSDHFLALSWRLDLQEQTLSMRLRETQNEWEAAEQRWRGGLTRCQEEAEARLREVQERLDRLPQQIEAVTDKCVLHKSDSDCKISAEATARELAVEAVRQELAALLSSVQLLREGNPGRKIAEIQGKLATFQNQMMKLETSIQDNKTIQNLKFNTETKLRAEAMATLQESVLRLWSEEGPWAPTLGSRRGPTSLERQQLFVKEVAPDDVVPVNRWGVYQAVRWLQWKAVLMNLASQQTPGSAALEKPLSQKPARRLSSLPIPQK; encoded by the exons ATGAGCCACGGTGAGCGCAGCGGGTGCCCGCGGCAGGGTCTGGGGTCCATCTGGGAGCAACTCCCCTGTCAGCCCCAAAGGCGAACCCCAAGTTACCTTCTCGTAGAGCGGACAGACAGCAGCCCCTCATCCGAGGCCTCGCCGCCCTCCCAGCTGAGCACCATCGCCGCGGAGGACCTGGGGCTCCTGGAGGAAGAGTTGGCCAGCCCCGAGTCCCTGAGCCCGGAGGAGGTCTCGGAGAAGGATGCGTGCAGCCGCCTGCCGTCCGATGCATCCAACCCGGAGCAGGGCACCCTGAAGCGCTGGAAGCAGCTGGAGCAGTG GGTGGCCGGCCTGCAGGCTGAGGTGGCGTCCCTGCGGGGACACAGGGCCCGCTGCGAGCATGCCACGCTGAGCTTGCTGCGGGAGCTGCTGCAGGTGCGGGCCTGCCTGCAGCTGCAAGATGCACAGCTGAAGAGGCTGCAGCTGGAGGCGCGGCAGGCGGTTCCAGCCCCCGAGAAGGAAGCTGTCCAGGTGGGGCGTGTCCCAAGGCCTGGAGGCATCGCCTCCCTGGACCCTGAGCCCCACTCAGCCCAGGCCCAGCACTCCGACAACCCCCGGGGTCCAGCTCCAAGGCCCCGGCTGCACTCAACCCGCGTCTCCGCCTCACAGCTCCCTGGCCCACAACAGCAGAACCAGATGCAGGCTCTGGACAAGAG GCTGGTGGAAGTCCGGGAGGCCCTGACCCAGGTCCGGAGGAAGCAGGCGCTCCAGGACTCCGAGCGGAAGGGCGCCGAGCAGGAGACTAGCCTCAG GCTGTCCGAGCTGACTGGGAAGCTGAAGCAGGAGGAGCAGGACCGCGAGGTGGCCTGCGGGGCCCTGCAGAAGAGCCAGGAGGAGGCGGGCCAGAAGCTGGACCACCAGGTGGCCAGGATGCAG GCCCAGATGACCAAGCTGGGGGAGGAGATGAGCCTCCGCTTCCTCAAGAGGGAGGCCAGGCTGTGCGGCTTCCTGCAGAAGAGCTTCCTGGCCCTGGAGAAG AGGATGAAGGCCTCGGAGAGTGCACGGCTGCGGGCGGAGAGCGCCCTGCGGGAGGAGCTGGAGGGCAGGTGGCGGCAGCTGCAGGAGCTGGACACGGAGCGCGTGCGGGCCCAGCAGGACCAGtgccag CAGGAAGAGTGCCACCTCCTGGAGCAGTGCCGGGGCCTGGACAAGGCCGTGGTCCAGCTGACTGAGTTCGTGCAGCAGAACCAGGTGTCGCTCAACCGCGTCCTGCTGGCCGAGCAGAAGGCCTG GGATGCCAAGGGGCAGTTGGAGGACAGCCGGGCTGGGGAGCTGGCCACCTACCTGCAGGAGAACCTGGAGGCCATGCAGCTGGCCGGGGAGCTGGCCCAGCAGGAGACACACGGCACCCTGGAGCTGGTGAGGCGGCCGGGCGGGGGGCAAGCTCGCAGGGTCCCCCTTCGGGGCAGATGGCACACTCAGCCCCGCCCCCCGCAGCTCCGAGAGAAGAGCCAGGCCCTGGAGGTGTCCGTGGCTGAGCTGGTCAGGCAGGTGAAGGACCTGAGTGACCACTTCCTGGCCCTGAGCTGGCGGCTGGACCTGCAGGAGCAGACACTGAGCATGCGGCTGCGGGAG ACACAGAATGAGTGGGAAGCCGCAGAGCAGCGGTGGCGGGGAGGCCTGACGCGCTGTCAAGAGGAGGCGGAGGCGCGCCTGCGGGAGGTGCAGGAGAGACTGGACCGCCTGCCCCAGCAG ATAGAGGCTGTCACTGACAAGTGTGTGCTTCACAAGAGCGACTCGGACTGCAAGATCTCTGCCGAGGCCACAGCCAG AGAGCTGGCGGTCGAGGCCGTGAGGCAGGAGCTGGCTGCCCTGCTGTCCTCCGTGCAGCTGCTCAGAGAGGGCAACCCCGGGCGCAAGATCGCCGAGATCCAGGGCAAGCTGGCCACG TTTCAGAACCAAATGATGAAACTGGAGACCAGCATCCAGGACAACAAGACCATCCAGAATCTGAAGTTTAATACAGAAACCAAGCTG CGCGCGGAGGCGATGGCCACCCTGCAGGAGAGCGTGCTGCGCCTGTGGAGCGAGGAGGGCCCCTGGGCCCCGACGCTGGGCAGCAGGAGGGGCCCCACGTCCCTGGAGCGGCAGCAGCTCTTTGTCAAGGAGGTGGCCCCCGACGACGTGGTCCCTGTGAACCGCTGGGGCGTGTATCAGGCCGTGAG GTGGCTACAGTGGAAGGCGGTTCTCATGAATCTGGCATCCCAGCAGACGCCCGGGAGTGCAGCCCTGGAGAAGCCCCTCAGCCAGAAGCCTGCCCGCCGACTCTCATCCCTGCCCATTCCCCAGAAATAA
- the CCDC154 gene encoding coiled-coil domain-containing protein 154 isoform X8, with the protein MSHGERSGCPRQGLGSIWEQLPCQPQRRTPSYLLVERTDSSPSSEASPPSQLSTIAAEDLGLLEEELASPESLSPEEVSEKDACSRLPSDASNPEQGTLKRWKQLEQWVAGLQAEVASLRGHRARCEHATLSLLRELLQVRACLQLQDAQLKRLQLEARQAVPAPEKEAVQVGRVPRPGGIASLDPEPHSAQAQHSDNPRGPAPRPRLHSTRVSASQLPGPQQQNQMQALDKRLVEVREALTQVRRKQALQDSERKGAEQETSLRLSELTGKLKQEEQDREVACGALQKSQEEAGQKLDHQVARMQAQMTKLGEEMSLRFLKREARLCGFLQKSFLALEKRMKASESARLRAESALREELEGRWRQLQELDTERVRAQQDQCQQEECHLLEQCRGLDKAVVQLTEFVQQNQVSLNRVLLAEQKAWDAKGQLEDSRAGELATYLQENLEAMQLAGELAQQETHGTLELVRRPGGGQARRVPLRGRWHTQPRPPQLREKSQALEVSVAELVRQVKDLSDHFLALSWRLDLQEQTLSMRLRETQNEWEAAEQRWRGGLTRCQEEAEARLREVQERLDRLPQQIEAVTDKCVLHKSDSDCKISAEATASFRTK; encoded by the exons ATGAGCCACGGTGAGCGCAGCGGGTGCCCGCGGCAGGGTCTGGGGTCCATCTGGGAGCAACTCCCCTGTCAGCCCCAAAGGCGAACCCCAAGTTACCTTCTCGTAGAGCGGACAGACAGCAGCCCCTCATCCGAGGCCTCGCCGCCCTCCCAGCTGAGCACCATCGCCGCGGAGGACCTGGGGCTCCTGGAGGAAGAGTTGGCCAGCCCCGAGTCCCTGAGCCCGGAGGAGGTCTCGGAGAAGGATGCGTGCAGCCGCCTGCCGTCCGATGCATCCAACCCGGAGCAGGGCACCCTGAAGCGCTGGAAGCAGCTGGAGCAGTG GGTGGCCGGCCTGCAGGCTGAGGTGGCGTCCCTGCGGGGACACAGGGCCCGCTGCGAGCATGCCACGCTGAGCTTGCTGCGGGAGCTGCTGCAGGTGCGGGCCTGCCTGCAGCTGCAAGATGCACAGCTGAAGAGGCTGCAGCTGGAGGCGCGGCAGGCGGTTCCAGCCCCCGAGAAGGAAGCTGTCCAGGTGGGGCGTGTCCCAAGGCCTGGAGGCATCGCCTCCCTGGACCCTGAGCCCCACTCAGCCCAGGCCCAGCACTCCGACAACCCCCGGGGTCCAGCTCCAAGGCCCCGGCTGCACTCAACCCGCGTCTCCGCCTCACAGCTCCCTGGCCCACAACAGCAGAACCAGATGCAGGCTCTGGACAAGAG GCTGGTGGAAGTCCGGGAGGCCCTGACCCAGGTCCGGAGGAAGCAGGCGCTCCAGGACTCCGAGCGGAAGGGCGCCGAGCAGGAGACTAGCCTCAG GCTGTCCGAGCTGACTGGGAAGCTGAAGCAGGAGGAGCAGGACCGCGAGGTGGCCTGCGGGGCCCTGCAGAAGAGCCAGGAGGAGGCGGGCCAGAAGCTGGACCACCAGGTGGCCAGGATGCAG GCCCAGATGACCAAGCTGGGGGAGGAGATGAGCCTCCGCTTCCTCAAGAGGGAGGCCAGGCTGTGCGGCTTCCTGCAGAAGAGCTTCCTGGCCCTGGAGAAG AGGATGAAGGCCTCGGAGAGTGCACGGCTGCGGGCGGAGAGCGCCCTGCGGGAGGAGCTGGAGGGCAGGTGGCGGCAGCTGCAGGAGCTGGACACGGAGCGCGTGCGGGCCCAGCAGGACCAGtgccag CAGGAAGAGTGCCACCTCCTGGAGCAGTGCCGGGGCCTGGACAAGGCCGTGGTCCAGCTGACTGAGTTCGTGCAGCAGAACCAGGTGTCGCTCAACCGCGTCCTGCTGGCCGAGCAGAAGGCCTG GGATGCCAAGGGGCAGTTGGAGGACAGCCGGGCTGGGGAGCTGGCCACCTACCTGCAGGAGAACCTGGAGGCCATGCAGCTGGCCGGGGAGCTGGCCCAGCAGGAGACACACGGCACCCTGGAGCTGGTGAGGCGGCCGGGCGGGGGGCAAGCTCGCAGGGTCCCCCTTCGGGGCAGATGGCACACTCAGCCCCGCCCCCCGCAGCTCCGAGAGAAGAGCCAGGCCCTGGAGGTGTCCGTGGCTGAGCTGGTCAGGCAGGTGAAGGACCTGAGTGACCACTTCCTGGCCCTGAGCTGGCGGCTGGACCTGCAGGAGCAGACACTGAGCATGCGGCTGCGGGAG ACACAGAATGAGTGGGAAGCCGCAGAGCAGCGGTGGCGGGGAGGCCTGACGCGCTGTCAAGAGGAGGCGGAGGCGCGCCTGCGGGAGGTGCAGGAGAGACTGGACCGCCTGCCCCAGCAG ATAGAGGCTGTCACTGACAAGTGTGTGCTTCACAAGAGCGACTCGGACTGCAAGATCTCTGCCGAGGCCACAGCCAG TTTCAGAACCAAATGA
- the CCDC154 gene encoding coiled-coil domain-containing protein 154 isoform X7, with translation MAMRWSTSSPTESPSRAPPRPEGPAPGPGNRSSYPEALPHAPPRHVDTHILAGPLLGQCTWPRRWGRGRAPLAQPLQLANRDQAPRHVPSCCPHSSAAPLPATPPRPCGRAVCRPHQEAGPDDQAGGGDEPPLPQEGGQAVRLPAEELPGPGEGGRLRGERGAAALPTPRAHGHWPLQRMKASESARLRAESALREELEGRWRQLQELDTERVRAQQDQCQQEECHLLEQCRGLDKAVVQLTEFVQQNQVSLNRVLLAEQKAWDAKGQLEDSRAGELATYLQENLEAMQLAGELAQQETHGTLELVRRPGGGQARRVPLRGRWHTQPRPPQLREKSQALEVSVAELVRQVKDLSDHFLALSWRLDLQEQTLSMRLRETQNEWEAAEQRWRGGLTRCQEEAEARLREVQERLDRLPQQIEAVTDKCVLHKSDSDCKISAEATARELAVEAVRQELAALLSSVQLLREGNPGRKIAEIQGKLATFQNQMMKLETSIQDNKTIQNLKFNTETKLRAEAMATLQESVLRLWSEEGPWAPTLGSRRGPTSLERQQLFVKEVAPDDVVPVNRWGVYQAVRWLQWKAVLMNLASQQTPGSAALEKPLSQKPARRLSSLPIPQK, from the exons ATGGCCATGAGATGGAGCACGTCCTCCCCCACAGAAAGTCCATCACGAGCGCCTCCCCGTCCCGAGGGACCAGCCCCTGGACCAGGAAACAGAAGCTCGTACCCTGAGGCCCTTCCCCATGCTCCACCCCGACACGTGGACACGCATATCCTGGCGGGCCCGTTGCTGGGCCAGTGCACGTGGCCTAGAAGGTGGGGCCGGGGCCGTGCGCCTCTGGCCCAGCCTCTGCAGCTTGCAAATAGAGACCAGGCCCCACGCCACGTCCCCAGCTGCTGCCCGCATAGCTCAGCTGCCCCGCTGCCTGCCACCCCACCGCGGCCCTGTGGGAGGGCGGTGTGCCGGCCCCATCAAGAGGCAG GCCCAGATGACCAAGCTGGGGGAGGAGATGAGCCTCCGCTTCCTCAAGAGGGAGGCCAGGCTGTGCGGCTTCCTGCAGAAGAGCTTCCTGGCCCTGGAGAAGGTGGGCGCTTGAGGGGGGAGCGGGGGGCGGCTGCACTCCCCACGCCCCGGGCTCATGGCCACTGGCCGCTGCAGAGGATGAAGGCCTCGGAGAGTGCACGGCTGCGGGCGGAGAGCGCCCTGCGGGAGGAGCTGGAGGGCAGGTGGCGGCAGCTGCAGGAGCTGGACACGGAGCGCGTGCGGGCCCAGCAGGACCAGtgccag CAGGAAGAGTGCCACCTCCTGGAGCAGTGCCGGGGCCTGGACAAGGCCGTGGTCCAGCTGACTGAGTTCGTGCAGCAGAACCAGGTGTCGCTCAACCGCGTCCTGCTGGCCGAGCAGAAGGCCTG GGATGCCAAGGGGCAGTTGGAGGACAGCCGGGCTGGGGAGCTGGCCACCTACCTGCAGGAGAACCTGGAGGCCATGCAGCTGGCCGGGGAGCTGGCCCAGCAGGAGACACACGGCACCCTGGAGCTGGTGAGGCGGCCGGGCGGGGGGCAAGCTCGCAGGGTCCCCCTTCGGGGCAGATGGCACACTCAGCCCCGCCCCCCGCAGCTCCGAGAGAAGAGCCAGGCCCTGGAGGTGTCCGTGGCTGAGCTGGTCAGGCAGGTGAAGGACCTGAGTGACCACTTCCTGGCCCTGAGCTGGCGGCTGGACCTGCAGGAGCAGACACTGAGCATGCGGCTGCGGGAG ACACAGAATGAGTGGGAAGCCGCAGAGCAGCGGTGGCGGGGAGGCCTGACGCGCTGTCAAGAGGAGGCGGAGGCGCGCCTGCGGGAGGTGCAGGAGAGACTGGACCGCCTGCCCCAGCAG ATAGAGGCTGTCACTGACAAGTGTGTGCTTCACAAGAGCGACTCGGACTGCAAGATCTCTGCCGAGGCCACAGCCAG AGAGCTGGCGGTCGAGGCCGTGAGGCAGGAGCTGGCTGCCCTGCTGTCCTCCGTGCAGCTGCTCAGAGAGGGCAACCCCGGGCGCAAGATCGCCGAGATCCAGGGCAAGCTGGCCACG TTTCAGAACCAAATGATGAAACTGGAGACCAGCATCCAGGACAACAAGACCATCCAGAATCTGAAGTTTAATACAGAAACCAAGCTG CGCGCGGAGGCGATGGCCACCCTGCAGGAGAGCGTGCTGCGCCTGTGGAGCGAGGAGGGCCCCTGGGCCCCGACGCTGGGCAGCAGGAGGGGCCCCACGTCCCTGGAGCGGCAGCAGCTCTTTGTCAAGGAGGTGGCCCCCGACGACGTGGTCCCTGTGAACCGCTGGGGCGTGTATCAGGCCGTGAG GTGGCTACAGTGGAAGGCGGTTCTCATGAATCTGGCATCCCAGCAGACGCCCGGGAGTGCAGCCCTGGAGAAGCCCCTCAGCCAGAAGCCTGCCCGCCGACTCTCATCCCTGCCCATTCCCCAGAAATAA